The genomic segment GCCATTTTGACCAAGATGAAACGGTGCTTAAGCTAGGGAGTGCGCAGAGAGCCATGGCTCCTGGTCAGTATTGCTGCCTCTATTTGCAAAATCGGGTATTGGGATCAGGCACTATTAGTCGTGTAGGAACGTAATTCCACGTGATGGGGGGGAGGGGGGTTCATCGTTCGAAGGGTACTTTTAAAGCTTGTATATATACGGTTCTTGAAGTTGAACATCTCACTATTTAGAGTAAAGAAAATTCCATTGTTTATCAGTAATGGCATTCGAAAGAGAATTGTTTGTAGCTACTCAAGCTGTCCGTAAGGCTTCACTTTTGACCAAGAGAATTCAGGCTCAAGTTATCTCGAACAGAGATTCTACCACTATAACTAAGAGTGATAGTTCTCCAGTGACACTAGGTGACTATGCAGCTCaaaccatcatcatccatgCCATTAAAAGCAATTTCCCAGATGACAAGGTGGTTGGTGAAGAGTCTGCTGAAGGTTTAAGTGATGGATTTGTATCTGAAATATTAAATCAGGTTCGTGAGAACgatgaaatcttcaacaagaattatCCTTCCAAGACTAATTTAGATCTCAAAGAAACTCCACTTCAATCATTGCAGGAGGTGAAGGACACAATTGATCTCGGTAATTACGAAGGCGGACCTAAAGGTAGATTCTGGTGTCTAGATCCAATTGATGGTACCAAGGGGTTTTTGAGAGGCGAACAATTTGCAGTATGTCTTGCCCTAGTGATAGATGGGGTGACCCAAGTTGGTGTCATTGGGTGCCCTAATCTATCTTTGAgtgcatttggtggtgatgacTTATTAGGCTATGAACCATTTGGATACCTGTTCCAAGCGGTTCGTGGTCAAGGTGCTTCCTTCGCCTCCGCTGCCATTGATAACGACTGGAAGAAGATCCATGTACGCTCCATCGATTCCTCAGAAGAAATGGTTTCTTTGGAAGGTGTCGAGAAGGGCCATTCATCTCACGAT from the Zygosaccharomyces rouxii strain CBS732 chromosome B complete sequence genome contains:
- the MET22 gene encoding 3'(2'),5'-bisphosphate nucleotidase (similar to uniprot|P32179 Saccharomyces cerevisiae YOL064C MET22 Bisphosphate-3'-nucleotidase involved in salt tolerance and methionine biogenesis dephosphorylates 3'-phosphoadenosine-5'-phosphate and 3'-phosphoadenosine-5'-phosphosulfate intermediates of the sulfate assimilation pathway) gives rise to the protein MAFERELFVATQAVRKASLLTKRIQAQVISNRDSTTITKSDSSPVTLGDYAAQTIIIHAIKSNFPDDKVVGEESAEGLSDGFVSEILNQVRENDEIFNKNYPSKTNLDLKETPLQSLQEVKDTIDLGNYEGGPKGRFWCLDPIDGTKGFLRGEQFAVCLALVIDGVTQVGVIGCPNLSLSAFGGDDLLGYEPFGYLFQAVRGQGASFASAAIDNDWKKIHVRSIDSSEEMVSLEGVEKGHSSHDEQSQIKQFLHITRSLHLDSQVKYCMLALGLGDLYLRLPLSLTYQEKIWDHAAGNVLVQEAGGIHTDAMENVPLNFASGRTLLTKGVIASSGPPGIHDRVVGASNKIISSRLV